The genomic window TACTAGAGCTTTAGGCACAACCTTTAACAATCTTTATAAGCAAGTAAAGCAAAAAAATCCTGAAGATTTAGTAAATGGATTACGCCAAGTTCTAATCAGCTTTGAGAAAACTCAAGTATTTCCTGACGACAATTTATTCTCTCAGCATATCATCAATGAACCTTTATATAATAATAAAAGCTCGGCAGCAAATGAACGTGTGAAGTTTTTATTAGAAAGTATAGAACAATCTTTGAGCAAAGAGCGTGTTGATACTCTGCCTATGAGCCTTGAGCATATTATGCCCCAAAAGTCCCCTTTACGTAAAGAATGGCAAGAAATGTTAGGCGCAGATTATAACAAGGCGCATAAGGAATGGCTTCACACTTTAGGTAATCTCACGCTAACACAATATAACTCTGAATTGTCTAATAAATCCTTTGAAGAAAAATTGAAAATTTTAAGAGCTAGTAATGTCACTTTGAATCAGTATTTCCGAAAGGTAGATGTTTGGAATGAAGAGGAAATCAAAAGTCGTGCTGAATATTTAGCTAATATAGCTATTAAAGTGTGGCCTCGATAAAAGAAAGTTGGTATAGTTTAATTCGGTGGGTGTTATGCCCACCTAATTTTTAGCGTTTTCAAGAGGAATATTAATGACAAGTCCATATTTTCTCAATGATAAAAATCTCTATAAACAAGACTTTTACTTGTGGACACAAACCATTGCCCAACAGTTAAAAGAAAATAATTTTAATGAAATAGATATACCTAATCTAATTGAAGAAATTGAAAGCATGGGGAGAAGTGAAAAACGCGAGTTAAAAAATCGATTAATTGTACTATTAATGCACTTGCTGAAATGGCAATATCAACCAGAAAAACGTAGTGAAAGTTGGCGCAGTACTATTTCTGAACAACGTATCTGTATTGAAACATTATTAGAAGATAGTCCCAGTTTACAACCTCTACTTACAGAAGTATTTGAAGATTGTTATCAAAAAGCTCGTCTCAGAGCATCTGATGAAACAGGAATTAAATTAAATTTTTTTCCTAAAGAATCTCCTTTTACATTAGAAGAAATCTTAAAAAATAGTTATTAATTTGGAGGAAGGAATGGATTATTAGAACGCTCCTTTAATTGTCGTAAAAGCGCGATCGCACTCTCGCACTTCGCACACAGACCTAACCCCCCAGCCCCCTTCCCTGCAAGGGAAGGGGGAGAAATCCGGCTCCCCTCTCCGCTTCGGAGAGGGGTTGGGGGAGAGGTCAATCATAATCTAAAAATAAATATCTATTTTCATACTTCATAAATGAATAATCCAACACCCGAAGAACCCTATCCACAAAAAAATGAGGGAACTCATAATATTGTAATCGGATACAAAGTAGACTTAGTTAAAGTGCAACGTGCCAAATAACTTCGTCAGCATATGACACTAGAAGAAAAAATTCTTTGGCAACATCTTCGTGCTAATCGCCTGAATGGTTTACACTTTCGCCGTCAGCAGATTATCAATGGGTTTATTGCAGATTTCTACTGTCACGCAACAAGATTAGTGATAGAAGTGGATGGCAAAATTCATGAACAACAAGTAGAATATGATGCAGAACGGGACAAAGTTTTATCAGCCAGGGGACTGCGTTTGTTGCGAATTAAAAATGAAGAAGTGAGACACGAACTTGATGAAGTTTTGATGCGTATTTCTACAGCTTGTTCTCAATAGACCTAACCCCCCAACCCCCTTCCCTGCAAGGGAGGGGGGAGAAATCTGGGTCCCCTCTCCGCTTCGGAGAGGGGTTGGGGGAGAGGTCAATGCGATCGCGATAAACAAGCATATACTGTAATATTCAAATTATGGGCGATCGCACCCTCACATCCCCAAGTGTGTAGACTTACTGTATACATACCCTAATACCAGGAAAGCGGCAAATGCTGTGTGATCTTTGTGGAAGTGAAGATGTCAAAATCCGTCAAATTACTAGAACCTATAGTAAGGATAAAAACCTGCTAGTAATAGAAAACATTCCAGTGATAACTTGTACTCATTGCGGCGAAAGTTATTTAACTGCTGAAATTCTTCACAAAATTGAACACATCAAAACTAATCGTAAAAAACTAGCTTTAAGACTGATAATTGTATCTGCAATTGTGTTACGTCTCCTTTTGATATTTCAGCAGTTCTTCGATAAAAGCCAGCGGATCTATTTCAAGGACTTGAGCAACTTGTAAAAATTCAATCAAGTCAAGACGACGCTCTCCACGTTCATACTTTGATACATAGGATTGCGGAAGCTCTAGCTTTGCCGACAACTCTGCTTGAGTGAGCTTGGCAGCTTTGCGGGCCTCGATAAGTAGCTGGCGAAACCGATTGTACTCTTCGCTGAAAACTGATTTAGGCACTTTAGCTTGCCTTTTTTCTGGCGATGGTTTATTCGATCTCGATGAGAGTTAGTATATATTGCTGAACTCTGTTAAATTCTAAAACCTAATATGGGATAAACCCAAAATAGGTTTTTGGGTGAAGGGAATTTAGGGTGAGGGCCCAAAGATGTTTCTTCCAAAACGGGATGCTCTCTGATAATCAAAGATAAATCTTTACTTTTTTCACAAGTTCCTCAAATTGTTTTGCTGTATATATAAATATGGGGCAAAAACCTTTAAGAAATTTAAAATTCAAAAGTTGCTAAACATAGTTGAGGGATTGGTCATTTTTGACAATCCAGCATCTGGAAACCCAAAACCGTAAAGACAAATAACCAATGAAATCGGAGGTCTATATGATGTTTAAAAAGATTCTAGTTGCATTAGATCGCTCGGAAATAGGGCAACAAGTTTTTGAGAAGGCGTTGGGTTTAGCAAAGTTAACACAAGCTAGCTTAATGTTACTGCATGTCCTATCTCCCGAAGAAGACGGTAGTCCTTACGGGCCTATGCTGTCTAATTTAGACTACTATCCGGGATTGAGCAGTCAAAGCTTTGAATTATACCAAAAGCAGTGGGATACCTTTAAAGATCAAGGAATCCAGATGCTGCAATCTTTCTCTGCCGAAGCTAATACAGCAAGTGTAACTACGGAATTTACACAAAATATTGGTAATCCTGGTCGCATCATCTGTGATTTAGCCCATAGTTATGGTGCTGACCTAATTGTCATGGGGCGTCGGGGTCGTTCTGGGCTGATGGAACTATTTCTCGGTAGTGTGAGTAACTATGTTCTTCACCATGCTCCTTGTTCAGTGCATGTTGTACATATTTCAGTTACTCCGATAACAGATGAAATTATAAAAAAAACTTCAAGCAACTTTCAGGGTTAACTAACTACTAACATTGCATAAATCTTAGCAAACCAAATTTTGAATTTGGTTTATTCTCGCCTACCTACTTACCTGAATCGATGACCTCTGTAGAGTCAATCTCCACAAACGATCCTTAACAGCACGGTATTAAGCTAAAATTGAGCGTAGGCGTAGCCCGTCGTAGACATCGCTTTTTCAGTGAGAAAGAAAAAGTCCGCTACCCAAAATTAGAGTTGAGAGCGAAAGGTGGATCTATGAAAGAAGATACTATCGAGATCACTGGTTTTCATGCTCATGTTTACTTCGATACCGCAAGTCGCGATGTAGCTGCGCGTGTACGTGAAGGATTGGGCGCTAGGTTTGATGTGCAACTTGGACGCTGGTTTGACAAGCCCATTGGGCCTCACCCAAAAGGAATGTATCAAGTTGCTTTTTTACCGAATCAGTTTGATAAAGTCGTTCCTTGGTTAATGCTCAATCGTCAGGGATTGGATATTCTTGTCCACCCTGACACAGGCGATGCTGTAGCAGACCACGCGGTTCATTCCCTATGGTTAGGAGAAAAGCTAGATTTGAATATTAAGTTTCTTCAACAGCTTAGTTCGACTTTATCCAATTAAGGGAAGTAGCCCAATTTATGGTGTAGAAGTTCTGGTCTGGGGCGGGAAACTTTTTCTCTTGTGACTAATTCTGGTGAAATTGAGAAAGTTCAATATCTTGATGAATAAAGGTTTAAGCCTATGCTTAGACGCTTTTAGCGGCTTGCCGCAGGCATCGCAAGAATGCAATTGAAACAACTGGTTTACTTTAACATTTACTCAACCAGTACTTGCTTGAGTAAAGCTATCCACATATTAGATGGCTCAGAGTAGTAATCAATTTCTTCAACTTGATATTGATAAGATTCACAATCTTGTCGTAAAATAATGCGATCGCTCAGTTTAACACCTTTCCCGATTCCAGTCATGTACCCGATCATTCCTTCATTGAGGCGCTCAAATACGTAGTCGTTTCCCCAAACTCGTTGGCTATAATCGTGTATTTTATTCTTCTTTTTTAATTCGTTTGCTGGAAAGCTAACTAGGGTTAACTTACTTAAAAAACTAAAACTTAAGTTCATACCTGTTGTGAGCAAAGATATAAGTTAGTTATCCCAAAGAATAAATCTATAACAAAGAGTTCTGGACTTTAGATGAATCTAAATCTCTTTCAATCACCAATCCAGAATTTAACAGGTGGACAATCTAGTTAGTAATCAACTACATTGACAGCTAGTAGAAGCAATTTATCACCCAATGTCTAATTAAGCAGTTCGTTGAGAAGATAATTAATAATAATTTTAAAATCAGATCAATGATTTTAAATTATTTTTTCTTAAATCTTAATTTTTAGTTATTAATGTTTGAATTAATGTTTGAATTAATGTTTGATTTTACTCCATGATATCTTTTGCCCAACAACTATTTAAATTTACAGTACCATCAATTGCAGCTTCAACTGTAAAATCACCGAATTATTGGACAAAAAGAGGTCAGATATGACATTCTTTTATTTAACTAGATAATCCTAAAGTTTATAAAGCTTTTATGTCTTGAGAATGTCATCTATGTATCTTTTTTAAGATAAATAGCATCTAGTCCTTACTAGTAGTTTTTAGGGCTACATCTACCTGCTCTAGTAATACTTCTAGGGTGGAGGAGTTATCTAAAACGACATCAGCATGAGTCACTTTTTCTTCAATAGAGAATTGGCTGCTGATCCTGGCTCGTGCCTGTTTTCTATTTAAATGGTTTCGTTGTATTAATCTTTGTAGTTGTTGCTCTTGAGAACAATGCACTACCCAGATTTCTGTAACCAAATCAGTCATTCTCGCTTCAAATAATAGAGGCACTACTAACACCAGTGTTTGTGAGGAAGATAGGGCAATTGCTTTGAGGAAGCGATCGCGCACATCTGGATGAATCAAATTTTCTACCCAGTTGCGTTCATCTTGACGATTAAAGATAATTTCACCTAGCTTTTGGCGGTTGAGGCTGCCATCTGGTAGTAAAATTTGTTCGCCGTAACGTTGAGCGATCGCACCAAGAATAGGCGAACCTAAAGATACTGCCTCTCTAGCATAAATATCTGCATCCAAAATCGGCAGGTTATAAGCGCTAACTAAATAACTGGTGACAGTGGTTTTGCCTGTGGCAATACCTCCGGTTAAGCCGATTATACGTTTAGACATTGGTCATTTAATACTAAGAATTTGTCGCCCATGTTATTATTGCTTGGGTTAAACCATCTAAAGTATATTCTTCAGCTTCTATATCCACGCGTCCGAATAAAACATGACAAGTTTTGGAGGTTTGAGGCCCGATAGAGGCAATAGAAACTCCTTCTAAGAATTGACTAATATCAAAGTTGCTGGAAAATATGTTGTTAGTAAGTTGACAGAAAAATTGTACAGTTTTAGAACTGGCAAAGGTAATCACATCTACCTTGCGGTTTTGGAGAGCTAACTCTGCTTCAAGTGGAATACCACTAGGACAACAAGATTGATATGCGGCAACTTCTATCACCTTTGCTCCCTTGAGAGTTAATTCCTTAACCAAAACTTCTCTGCCGCCGCTTTCAACTCTGGGAAATAAAACCTTTTTACCATCCAGTTTCTCTGGGAAATTTTCCACTAAAGAATCGGCAATAAAGTTGGGGGGAATAAAATCTGGTTGGAGAGAGTGTTGTTTGAGACTATAGGCTGTTTTCTCGCCAACAACGGCAATTTTGACGCCTGCTAAGGCACGGGTATCTTTACCTTGGGCGATTAGCCTTGCAAAAAAGTAGTCTATGCCATTGGTAGAAGTGAGAATTAACCAGTCAAAGTCAGATAAATGAGCGATCGCATCATCCAAAGCTTCCCAACTGGAGGGCGGGCCGATTTCTAAGGTAGGCATTTCGATCACTGTTGCACCTGATGCAATCAGGCGATCGCTAAATTGGCTTGACTGTCCCATTGAACGTGTCACCAGAATTGTTTTGCCAGTTAGGGGAAGAGGAGATGAGGGGGGGAAGTTACTTAACATAAATTGGGGTGTGGGAGTACTCTCGTTCCCAGGCAGAACCTGGGAATGCGTTTCTCCAGGCTCCTGCCTGATAATTTCGTCTAAATATATATTCTCAGGTTGTAAGTACTTGCGTAGCCCAACAACTTCGCCAATAACAATTACTGCCGGGGAAAGGGATAATTCGGTGGTTTGTTCTAGAATATTGCCCAGTTGCGCTGTCCAAATTTCTTGACGAGGAGTTCCTGCCCAACGGATGATCGCGATGGGTGTTAAGTGCGATCGCCCGTGTTGCACCAGTTGATGGACAATCTCTGGCAGATGTTGCCCTCCCATCAAAATTACCAGTGTGTCTAAGCGTGAGAGTGCCTCCCAGTCTAAAACCTCTGGTTGATGAGCTGTAAGCACTGCAAAAGTGCGACTCAACACCGGATCTGTGAGGGGAATTCCTGCTAACAAAGGTGCTGCAAGGGCTGAGGAAATTCCTGGTACTAGTTCAAAATTACAACCAGATGCTTTCAACGCTTCAATTTCGGAAGTGCAACGCCCAAAAATCAACGGATCGCCTGATTTGAGCCGGACAACTTGTTTTCCTTGTTGGCAATGCTTTACCAGTAACTTGTTAATCTGTGCTTGGGTTGTACTGGGTTCACCACCGCGTTTCCCGACATCCAACTTCAAGCAATCAGGTGGTACGCACTGCAATAATTGAGCATCTACTAGGGCATCGTAGACTAAAACCTGAGCAGCAGCTAAGAGATTGTAAGCTTTTACCGTCAGGTATGCCACATCTCCAGGGCCAGCACCTACGAGGTAAACTTTGCCCCTTTCTTGAGTCATAGTCATTTGTCATTTGTGATTGGGCATTGGGCACTTGTACTGAGCATCTCGACTTCGGCTCCACCGACCGAAGCCGAGGTGCTCGATGGAGCCGGCGTCGTAAAGCCTGCGGCATAGCTACGCTTAGGGCGCAGCCTCTCCAAGAGTTGTATGGGGGCAGAAGAGATATGTTTTAGAATACAACTTGGTGTGACGACATAGTTTAATGAGTCTTTGATACTCATTAATGAGGCTTAGAACTCCGTTAATGAGTCTTTAATACTCGCCAACGAGTCTTTAATACTCGCCAACGAGTCTTTAATACTCGCCAACGAGTCTTTGATACTCGCCAACGAGTCTTTGATACTCGCCAACGAGTCTTTGATACTCGCTAACGAGTCTTTGATACTCGCCAACGAGTCTTTGATACTCGCCAACGAGTCTTTGATACTCGCCAACGAGTCTTTAATACTCGCCAACGAGTCTTTAATACTCACGGATGCAGATCATAACTCCACTCCTCTGCTCCCCTGCTTCTTTTACCATGCCCAATACTTGGACTTCGGCTTACCTCGGCTCCGCTCGGCACAAGTCGCTCAGTACAAGTCAGGACAAGTGCCCAATGCCCTTTATTCAATTCGTTCGGGGATTAATTTTTTGGATTAGTTGATCAACTTGCTCAACCATCTCTTTGTTTTCCTCAGCTTGGAATAACTCTTTGGCTTTTTTGAGATTAACGATCGCTTCTTCTAGCTGTTGTTCCCTTCCCAAAGTGATTCCCAAATTATAGTAAGTGTATGCATCGTTGGGTACGAGGCTAATGGCTTTTTTGTAATGTGCGATCGCTTCTTCTGATTTCCCTTGATCATCCATCGCATTTGCCAAACCCGTGTGAGCCTGTGCATGTTTGGGATCAAGGCGAATCGCTTCGGTATAGTCGGCGATTGCCTCTGTTAGCTTGCCTTGGGCGTAAAAAGCACTTGCTAAATTATAGTGAGCCTCTACATAGTTGGGATCGAAGCTAATGGCTTGTTTATACTGGGCGATCGCTTCTTCTAGGTTGCCTTGAGCGTACAGAGTATTTCCCAAGGCATTATAACCTGCTGGATTTTTTGGATCGAGGCGGATGCCTGCTGTATATTCGGCGACTGCTTCTGCTGGCTTTCCTTGAGCGTAGAGAGCATTTCCTAAGTTATAGTGAGCCTCTGCATAGTTGGGAGCAAGGCTGAGGGCTTTCTTATATTGGGCGATCGCTTGTTGTAGTTTACCTTGAGCGTTGAGAGTATTTGCCAAAGTAATATAAGCTTGTACAAAGTTGGGTTCTAGTTCAATTGCTTTGCGAAAAGCCGCCTCCGCTCCTTTTAAATCTCCTTGTTTGTAGAGATTGGTTCCTTGCTCAAAGTTAGCAACTGCGTTTTTTTTCTGAGGAACTGCTGCTTGATTTGAGTCGGGAATTTTTGATAAAATAACGCCAACATCTTTCCCAAAGGCAGTATTAGCATTGTTCAAACACAAGTAGATAATAGCTACTGCCAGTATATTCTTGCTTTTCAGCATTTTTGTTACTTTAATTGCTGAGTTGACAAGTAACTGGAATTGAATATAATTTTCCATTTCTACACACTTTATTCAACTATTTAGATATGGCAAAAATTTTTTACAAATGTATCTGTATTTACTCAAGATACTCCGAACACTGTTAGCAGTATTGACTTAGCAGCAACTAAGTGTAGGTGTTGTGAAGGCTGTTCCAGAACCATCATTTGTACTTGGCGCACTTCTATTTAGCACCTTTGTCTTTGCTGCGAAATTTAAAAACAGAGGTGATAAAAATAGCAACGTATAAGGGCGTAAAAGTAGTCAATCTAAAGTTTTATCAATAGTTTGTTTTCAATCAACTTCAAATTGCTCTGACTTAGCACTCATTTTATCTAACAGTTGAGTTATTTTTTTAGCCTTTTCAGGTTGACGTTGTTTTTGCAATAAATCCTTAGCTTGTAGCAGGTTACTTTTGGCTTCCTCTTCTCGCTCTTGCTGCATAAGAATGTTTGCTAGACGCAAGTAAGCATCAGGATTTTTCGGACTGCGGCGAATCACTTCCTGGAATAATTCTGTTGCTTCCTGTACTTGACCTTGCTGGTTTAAAACATCCCCCAAAAATAAGCGCACCACATCATTAGTAGAGTTGAGAGAAATCACCTTACGAAACGCTGCTTCTGCGCCTTGGTAATCTTTTGCTTGAGCAAGATTGATTCCTTTTTGAAACAAGTCTGAAGTAATCAAAGTTTTCCAAGCGAAATAGCCAAGAATTGATAGACTGAGAACAACTACAAGAGCAGGGATAATAGAACTAGTGGGAAAGGTTTCTAACATTGTCTAAGCCAAAAGGCAGGCGAGAGGAAAAATCAGATATTCGATAAAAAAGAGTTTCCAAATAAATTGATAAAATTGAGCGATCGCACTTTTATCTTGTAAGTCTACTGCCAAACTCCGCAACCACATCCAAACTAGCAGCGCTAAATGGGCAATTACCAGAAATATGGGGTTAACTGAGGCAACATGTAGGACACCAACTATAATTATCCCCAAATAGCAGACAGTTATCACCCAAAGAGCTAGATTAAACACAGCTTGCGAACCGAGTTTAATAGTGAAAGTAGAGATATTATAGAGGCGATCGCCTTCCATATCTGGGATATCTTTAAAGATAGCGATCGCAAAGGTAAACACCAAGATAAATAACGTCAGCACCCACACCACAGGCGGAATTCCTTGGCTTTGTTTCAGCGCCCAACTATAGTGCAAATACAATCCTAAATTAACAATCGTGCCGCGCACCGAAAAAATACACAGCGCTGCCCAAAATGGAAACTGTTTCAAGCGAATTGGCGGTAAAGAATAAGCAGTACCAATGGCCAAACTAATTGCTACCATACCCAATAAGAATGGCCCAGTTAGCCACGCCACAACTAGCGCCAAAATCCCAGTCAAAGCGACAATTAATTGGCCCGTCTGTTGAGAAAACTCACCTGATGCCAACGGTAAATGAGGCTTATTAATCTTGTCAATATCAACATCTTCTAATTGATTCAGCCCCACAATGTAGACATTGCCACACAGACAAGCAATCCACGCACCCAAAACCCGACTCAGTGGAATGCCAGAAAATCCAGTCGAGGAAACAGCAATGGCTATTAAATACAAACCCAACACACTCAGACTTGTACCAATAATCGTGTGAGGGCGAGAGAATTTCCAGAAAGCGTATAACCAATGGAAATATGATTGAACGGGTTTGTCTGGCAAAGGGCTGTTTTGATAACTCTGGCTCATGAGTAGCTTAGATTCTAGTATTCCGGCTTCTTGTTAACCATTGTCACAGAATTTGGTCATTAACAAGAGCCAAAGGTCTAGACACACTGTATTTTCGTAGGGGAGGCAGGATGGCTACCGCCGTTGGTGCAGCTCACCTTACAAAAGAATCAATCTAGCTCATGCAAGAGACTCAATCCCGAAAAAATCTCACAACCAACTATCAAAAGACCTCTTCCCTGCTCCCTATAACGCTACAATCTATCAGAAAAGCAAAGAAATAGTTAAATCCAGAGTGCCTTCATGACCGCTGATTTGACATCTACAGCGATATTTGACTTTGTGACCGTGCTATCCCAGGCTGCGGCTGCGTATCGAGAACACAAAGGCACACGTCCTAATCCTGAAATATTAGTAAATGCGTTGCTACAAGCAGAAAAATCTGCCAAGCAGCAACGGTTAACTTATCCGTTTGAGTCTCTTTTAGGTAAATGGCAACTTTGCTTTGTTACTGGCACTAATAAAGTTAGAGAGCGCGGGGGAATTGTATTAGGCAAGGGTTTGTATGTACCCAAGTTTATAACAATCCATGTTTCCTTTAATGCCACTTTAGAACAGGATTCAGGCAGAGGCGAAATTGTTAATCAGGTTGAATATGGCCCACTTTTGTTGAAGCTTACGGGGCCAGTGCAATATTTCCGTAAGAAAAATTTATTGGCGTTTGACTTTAACCACATGCTTATCAGTCTGTTTGGTCGTGTCGTTTACAACAGACCAATCCGTTTTGGTAAAATTAAAACAGAAGATTTCTACAACCTGCCCATAGCTAAACTACCCTTCTTCGGCTTCTTTTTACAGACGGAAGATTTCATTGCAGCTCGCGGTCGTGCAGGAGGATTGGCATTTTGGATTCGAGAAAGTTAAAAACATTGGAGAGAAAACCCCTACCATCTAAAGGGCTTTCTCTACACAACTGATTTTTCTTTTTTTGTGCCAACCATCAAACTGGACGACAACCAGACAAAATACTGTGCATATTTACTACTTGTCCAATGACTGCGATCGCAGGCGCACCAAATCCAGTTTGTTCTACCTGTTTGACAATTGTCTCTAAAGTGCCAATCAATTCTTCTTGTTCTGGCCGTGTACCCCAGCGCACCAAAGCAATGGGCGTTTCTAAATTCAACCCAGCCGCACTTAATTGTTCCACAATATAAGGCAGATTGTGAATTCCCATATAAATTACAATCGTTTCGGAACCGTGGGCGATCGCACTCCAATTTACTATCGGTCTATATTTACCTGCCGCCTCGTGACCAGTAACAAATGTCACTGATGAACTATATAGACGATGGGTCAAAGGGATACCTGCATAGGCGGCGGCTGCAATCCCCGATGTGATACCTGGCACAACTTCCGTTGATATTCCAGCTTTGACTAATTCTTCCATCTCTTCGCCACCGCGGCCAAAAATAAACGGATCGCCACCCTTTAGCCGCACCACAATTGCATTATCCTGCGCTTTCTCAATTAGCAATTGGGTTGTTTCTGACTGCAACAACGAATGTCTCCCCGCACGCTTACCAGCATTAATTTGCTCTGCTTGGGGATTAATCATTGCCAGAATTGCCGGACTCACTAAGGCATCATAGATAACGACATCTGCACATTCCAGTAAACCTTTCGCCTTCAGGGTAATTAATCCTGGATCTCCTGGCCCCGCACCTACTAAATAAACCTTTCCCAAATACTTGCTTTTCTCTGTCATTGTGCGGTTCATTTATCTATTAAATCCCAAATTAGCTCGGCTAATTCTGCACTTGCTCCTAGTGGCTCTGCCAATTGGAAATTCACCGCAGAAAATTGTAATTTTAGCTCCTCTATTGAGGCGGCGATCGCATCGGTTATTCCACCAGCGAATAAGAAGTATGGCAAAATTCCAATTTCCCGATAACCATTAGCTACCAACTCTTTGACTCGTGATTCTAAACTAGGAGGTACAGACCAATAAGCAACCACTGCTCCTAAACTTCCTGCTATTGCTTGGACTGGTTTTTCAGAATCGGGGCGACGGCTACCATGAGTTAACAAAATCCATGCTTGTGCTTTGAT from Nostoc sp. UHCC 0926 includes these protein-coding regions:
- a CDS encoding DUF29 domain-containing protein, with translation MTSPYFLNDKNLYKQDFYLWTQTIAQQLKENNFNEIDIPNLIEEIESMGRSEKRELKNRLIVLLMHLLKWQYQPEKRSESWRSTISEQRICIETLLEDSPSLQPLLTEVFEDCYQKARLRASDETGIKLNFFPKESPFTLEEILKNSY
- a CDS encoding endonuclease domain-containing protein, coding for MTLEEKILWQHLRANRLNGLHFRRQQIINGFIADFYCHATRLVIEVDGKIHEQQVEYDAERDKVLSARGLRLLRIKNEEVRHELDEVLMRISTACSQ
- a CDS encoding type II toxin-antitoxin system MqsA family antitoxin → MLCDLCGSEDVKIRQITRTYSKDKNLLVIENIPVITCTHCGESYLTAEILHKIEHIKTNRKKLALRLIIVSAIVLRLLLIFQQFFDKSQRIYFKDLSNL
- a CDS encoding helix-turn-helix domain-containing protein, producing the protein MPKSVFSEEYNRFRQLLIEARKAAKLTQAELSAKLELPQSYVSKYERGERRLDLIEFLQVAQVLEIDPLAFIEELLKYQKET
- a CDS encoding universal stress protein — translated: MFKKILVALDRSEIGQQVFEKALGLAKLTQASLMLLHVLSPEEDGSPYGPMLSNLDYYPGLSSQSFELYQKQWDTFKDQGIQMLQSFSAEANTASVTTEFTQNIGNPGRIICDLAHSYGADLIVMGRRGRSGLMELFLGSVSNYVLHHAPCSVHVVHISVTPITDEIIKKTSSNFQG
- a CDS encoding DOPA 4,5-dioxygenase family protein, with the translated sequence MKEDTIEITGFHAHVYFDTASRDVAARVREGLGARFDVQLGRWFDKPIGPHPKGMYQVAFLPNQFDKVVPWLMLNRQGLDILVHPDTGDAVADHAVHSLWLGEKLDLNIKFLQQLSSTLSN
- the coaE gene encoding dephospho-CoA kinase (Dephospho-CoA kinase (CoaE) performs the final step in coenzyme A biosynthesis.); protein product: MSKRIIGLTGGIATGKTTVTSYLVSAYNLPILDADIYAREAVSLGSPILGAIAQRYGEQILLPDGSLNRQKLGEIIFNRQDERNWVENLIHPDVRDRFLKAIALSSSQTLVLVVPLLFEARMTDLVTEIWVVHCSQEQQLQRLIQRNHLNRKQARARISSQFSIEEKVTHADVVLDNSSTLEVLLEQVDVALKTTSKD
- the cobA gene encoding uroporphyrinogen-III C-methyltransferase, whose protein sequence is MTQERGKVYLVGAGPGDVAYLTVKAYNLLAAAQVLVYDALVDAQLLQCVPPDCLKLDVGKRGGEPSTTQAQINKLLVKHCQQGKQVVRLKSGDPLIFGRCTSEIEALKASGCNFELVPGISSALAAPLLAGIPLTDPVLSRTFAVLTAHQPEVLDWEALSRLDTLVILMGGQHLPEIVHQLVQHGRSHLTPIAIIRWAGTPRQEIWTAQLGNILEQTTELSLSPAVIVIGEVVGLRKYLQPENIYLDEIIRQEPGETHSQVLPGNESTPTPQFMLSNFPPSSPLPLTGKTILVTRSMGQSSQFSDRLIASGATVIEMPTLEIGPPSSWEALDDAIAHLSDFDWLILTSTNGIDYFFARLIAQGKDTRALAGVKIAVVGEKTAYSLKQHSLQPDFIPPNFIADSLVENFPEKLDGKKVLFPRVESGGREVLVKELTLKGAKVIEVAAYQSCCPSGIPLEAELALQNRKVDVITFASSKTVQFFCQLTNNIFSSNFDISQFLEGVSIASIGPQTSKTCHVLFGRVDIEAEEYTLDGLTQAIITWATNS
- a CDS encoding tetratricopeptide repeat protein; the encoded protein is MENYIQFQLLVNSAIKVTKMLKSKNILAVAIIYLCLNNANTAFGKDVGVILSKIPDSNQAAVPQKKNAVANFEQGTNLYKQGDLKGAEAAFRKAIELEPNFVQAYITLANTLNAQGKLQQAIAQYKKALSLAPNYAEAHYNLGNALYAQGKPAEAVAEYTAGIRLDPKNPAGYNALGNTLYAQGNLEEAIAQYKQAISFDPNYVEAHYNLASAFYAQGKLTEAIADYTEAIRLDPKHAQAHTGLANAMDDQGKSEEAIAHYKKAISLVPNDAYTYYNLGITLGREQQLEEAIVNLKKAKELFQAEENKEMVEQVDQLIQKINPRTN
- a CDS encoding tetratricopeptide repeat protein, coding for MLETFPTSSIIPALVVVLSLSILGYFAWKTLITSDLFQKGINLAQAKDYQGAEAAFRKVISLNSTNDVVRLFLGDVLNQQGQVQEATELFQEVIRRSPKNPDAYLRLANILMQQEREEEAKSNLLQAKDLLQKQRQPEKAKKITQLLDKMSAKSEQFEVD
- a CDS encoding homogentisate phytyltransferase, which produces MSQSYQNSPLPDKPVQSYFHWLYAFWKFSRPHTIIGTSLSVLGLYLIAIAVSSTGFSGIPLSRVLGAWIACLCGNVYIVGLNQLEDVDIDKINKPHLPLASGEFSQQTGQLIVALTGILALVVAWLTGPFLLGMVAISLAIGTAYSLPPIRLKQFPFWAALCIFSVRGTIVNLGLYLHYSWALKQSQGIPPVVWVLTLFILVFTFAIAIFKDIPDMEGDRLYNISTFTIKLGSQAVFNLALWVITVCYLGIIIVGVLHVASVNPIFLVIAHLALLVWMWLRSLAVDLQDKSAIAQFYQFIWKLFFIEYLIFPLACLLA
- the cobA gene encoding uroporphyrinogen-III C-methyltransferase, translating into MNRTMTEKSKYLGKVYLVGAGPGDPGLITLKAKGLLECADVVIYDALVSPAILAMINPQAEQINAGKRAGRHSLLQSETTQLLIEKAQDNAIVVRLKGGDPFIFGRGGEEMEELVKAGISTEVVPGITSGIAAAAYAGIPLTHRLYSSSVTFVTGHEAAGKYRPIVNWSAIAHGSETIVIYMGIHNLPYIVEQLSAAGLNLETPIALVRWGTRPEQEELIGTLETIVKQVEQTGFGAPAIAVIGQVVNMHSILSGCRPV